One genomic segment of [Phormidium] sp. ETS-05 includes these proteins:
- a CDS encoding DUF1830 domain-containing protein, whose product MMSQLNLCYYANHTNHIQILKVKQGQKVFWERVVFPQERLFFSASHSDELEIYGKIANQMAKIEHISCQYLFVHDGIAPVAHNFFVNSNAG is encoded by the coding sequence ATGATGTCCCAGCTTAATTTGTGTTACTATGCCAATCACACAAACCACATCCAGATTTTAAAGGTAAAACAAGGTCAAAAAGTTTTTTGGGAGCGGGTGGTTTTCCCCCAAGAGCGGCTGTTTTTCTCCGCTAGCCATAGTGACGAATTAGAAATATATGGTAAAATCGCCAATCAAATGGCAAAAATTGAGCATATTTCTTGTCAATACTTATTTGTCCATGATGGAATTGCGCCAGTTGCACATAATTTTTTCGTGAATTCAAATGCTGGATAG
- a CDS encoding DUF1816 domain-containing protein — MNGNGEKNNRANTWGWWVEIVTLEEPCTYYFGEFETKHEAEEAKHSYIQDLREEGHQNMLVQIRLCLPEKLTVSEAELSEEELFREQPGLAEMRLAS, encoded by the coding sequence ATGAATGGCAATGGGGAAAAAAATAACCGGGCTAATACATGGGGATGGTGGGTAGAAATAGTCACGCTGGAAGAGCCTTGTACTTACTATTTTGGCGAATTTGAGACTAAGCATGAAGCTGAGGAGGCTAAGCATAGCTATATTCAAGACCTGCGAGAAGAAGGACACCAAAATATGCTGGTGCAAATTCGGTTATGTCTTCCTGAGAAATTAACGGTTTCTGAAGCTGAATTATCTGAGGAAGAACTATTCCGAGAACAGCCCGGTTTGGCAGAGATGCGCCTTGCTTCTTGA
- a CDS encoding late competence development ComFB family protein, translating into MSTKIINLTFSVVTASIENILANYPEEPYQKAFNSGILRQELIAYVLSRVPNKYIIQEEGKNMAPIHSQISWEVQVPIELMVHQGIQEVFEEYALMQVS; encoded by the coding sequence ATGTCCACCAAAATAATTAATTTAACCTTTTCAGTGGTGACGGCCAGCATCGAAAACATTCTGGCGAATTATCCAGAGGAACCCTATCAAAAAGCGTTTAATAGTGGGATTTTGCGTCAAGAGTTAATTGCTTATGTCTTGAGTCGGGTTCCTAACAAATATATTATTCAGGAAGAAGGGAAAAATATGGCGCCGATTCATAGTCAAATTTCATGGGAAGTGCAGGTGCCTATAGAACTTATGGTCCATCAGGGGATACAGGAAGTGTTTGAGGAATATGCCTTGATGCAGGTATCGTAG